From a region of the Hymenobacter jejuensis genome:
- a CDS encoding DUF6970 domain-containing protein: MRLSLLFASVLLTAACQRNVNVTTPTDAPTSGNVNGNTTPAPTSTNTVDLNRGPEAAFDTTARPAWLNARIQKLMAQKKQNPPTQIFRYRYDNQVVYYESAACCDQFSTLYNAKGQVMCQPDGGITGKGDGNCPNFNKNKTEEKLVWQDPRQ, from the coding sequence ATGCGCCTGTCTTTACTTTTTGCCTCTGTGTTGCTGACCGCCGCCTGCCAGCGCAACGTCAACGTCACGACGCCTACCGACGCCCCCACTTCGGGCAACGTGAACGGCAACACCACCCCGGCGCCTACCAGCACCAACACCGTCGACCTGAACCGCGGCCCCGAAGCGGCATTCGATACCACGGCCCGGCCCGCGTGGCTCAACGCCCGCATTCAAAAGCTAATGGCGCAGAAAAAGCAAAACCCACCCACACAGATATTTCGTTATCGCTATGATAATCAAGTAGTTTACTACGAAAGCGCTGCCTGCTGCGACCAGTTTTCGACGCTTTACAACGCCAAAGGCCAAGTGATGTGCCAACCCGACGGCGGCATCACGGGCAAGGGCGATGGCAACTGCCCCAACTTTAACAAGAACAAAACCGAAGAAAAGCTGGTTTGGCAAGATCCAAGGCAGTAG
- a CDS encoding GNAT family N-acetyltransferase, translating into MDCSRCITLENSRVRLRPLEVGDFEALKHIIFDDEIWRYTTTPNPKDAVGLVTYLSQALRDRARNIRYPFAIIDLETGRLAGSTSYGSFAIPEKRLEIGWTWVGKEFQRTGINRAAKHLLLKYAFGELGCERVELKTDARNWQSREAMRRMGATEEGTLRSHMFTQGGVRRDSVYFSILRPEWENLRQTVFREFDARG; encoded by the coding sequence ATGGATTGCTCCCGCTGTATCACCCTTGAAAATTCCCGCGTCCGCCTTCGACCACTCGAAGTGGGTGATTTTGAAGCGCTTAAGCACATCATTTTCGACGACGAAATCTGGCGCTATACCACCACGCCAAACCCCAAGGATGCGGTAGGATTAGTGACGTATTTGTCGCAGGCCCTGCGTGACCGGGCCCGAAACATTCGGTATCCCTTCGCCATCATTGATTTAGAGACGGGCCGGTTGGCGGGTAGCACCAGCTACGGGAGTTTCGCGATCCCAGAAAAGCGCCTCGAAATTGGCTGGACGTGGGTGGGCAAGGAGTTTCAGCGCACGGGTATCAACCGGGCAGCCAAGCACTTACTGCTCAAATACGCCTTTGGCGAACTCGGCTGCGAGCGTGTCGAACTCAAAACGGATGCCCGCAACTGGCAGTCGCGGGAGGCCATGCGCCGGATGGGCGCAACGGAAGAAGGCACGTTGCGCAGCCATATGTTTACGCAGGGCGGCGTACGCCGCGACTCGGTGTATTTCAGCATTTTACGCCCCGAATGGGAAAACCTGCGGCAAACGGTATTTCGTGAATTTGACGCCCGTGGATAA
- a CDS encoding YfbK domain-containing protein — translation MQPSVAQTVVNKPSAATADTVTVRGRVTDAQTKQGLPGVTVLVKGTALGVSTDTNGFYKLVVPSIRAVLTFNSVGYATVERKLDAKATGARVVNVALHPDTKALQEVVVTGGSPSQALMGSVSGVQSQAAHDRKQKRGGVSVQIQGISSMPRAPWYGRSESYATIQENSFHTARKEPLSTFSIDVDAASYSNVRRFLNDGQRPPRDAVRIEEMINYFTYDYPQPAANEPFSVTTELATCPWNPKHQLLQVGLQGKKVETSNLPAANLVFLVDVSGSMSGPDRLPLVQSALRLLVKVLRPQDRVSLVVYAGAAGVVLEPTPGTRRADILDAIDRLQAGGSTAGGEGLRLAYSTARKYFNKEGNNRVILATDGDFNVGEQSDAAMERLITEERESGVFLTVLGVGEGNLQDKKMELLADKGNGNYAYLDNLDEARRVLVRQFGGTLFTIAKDVKLQLEFNPARVQQYRLIGYENRALADEDFNNDRKDAGELGAGHTVTALYEIVPVGAPPVVDPLKYQANPAVAPASATADVMTVKLRYKEPQGSTSRLLERALRGTATPIVQASENLRFAAAVAQFGMLLRQSDYRGSATFETTAKLAEGARGKDAEGYRAEFVRLVKTAEAARRPTEDPESYGVR, via the coding sequence ATGCAACCGTCTGTCGCACAGACAGTTGTAAACAAGCCCTCAGCGGCCACAGCTGACACCGTTACGGTACGGGGCCGGGTTACCGATGCCCAAACTAAACAAGGTCTTCCGGGCGTAACGGTGCTAGTAAAGGGCACTGCTCTTGGTGTTTCCACTGATACTAATGGCTTCTATAAGTTAGTGGTGCCAAGTATTCGGGCCGTTTTGACGTTCAACTCAGTGGGCTACGCTACGGTCGAACGAAAACTGGATGCAAAAGCGACTGGTGCGCGTGTTGTCAATGTGGCCCTACACCCAGATACCAAGGCGCTACAAGAAGTGGTAGTAACGGGCGGTTCTCCCTCGCAAGCGTTGATGGGCAGTGTGAGCGGAGTACAGAGCCAAGCGGCCCACGACCGGAAGCAGAAGCGCGGGGGTGTTTCGGTTCAAATTCAGGGCATAAGCTCGATGCCGCGTGCGCCGTGGTATGGCCGCAGCGAGAGCTACGCCACTATTCAGGAAAACAGCTTCCATACAGCTCGGAAAGAGCCGCTTAGCACCTTTTCCATCGACGTAGATGCGGCCAGCTATTCGAATGTGCGCCGCTTCCTCAACGACGGCCAGCGCCCGCCCCGCGACGCGGTGCGCATCGAGGAAATGATCAACTACTTCACCTACGACTACCCACAACCGGCTGCTAATGAGCCCTTTTCGGTGACAACCGAACTGGCTACCTGCCCTTGGAACCCCAAGCACCAGTTGTTGCAAGTAGGCCTGCAAGGCAAAAAGGTAGAAACTAGCAACTTGCCAGCCGCCAACTTGGTGTTTCTGGTCGATGTGTCGGGCTCGATGAGCGGGCCTGACCGGCTGCCGCTGGTGCAATCGGCGTTGCGGCTGCTGGTGAAAGTTTTGCGGCCTCAAGATCGGGTGTCGCTGGTGGTGTATGCCGGGGCGGCCGGGGTGGTGCTGGAGCCCACGCCCGGCACCCGTCGCGCCGACATTCTCGACGCCATCGACCGCCTGCAAGCCGGTGGCTCCACGGCGGGCGGCGAGGGCTTGCGCCTGGCTTACAGTACAGCCCGCAAGTACTTCAATAAAGAAGGCAACAACCGCGTAATCTTGGCCACCGATGGCGATTTCAACGTGGGCGAGCAAAGCGATGCCGCTATGGAACGCCTCATCACCGAGGAGCGCGAATCGGGCGTCTTCCTGACGGTGCTGGGCGTAGGCGAAGGCAATCTGCAGGACAAAAAAATGGAGTTGCTGGCCGACAAAGGCAACGGCAACTACGCCTACCTCGACAACCTCGACGAAGCCCGTCGGGTACTGGTGCGGCAGTTTGGCGGTACGCTGTTTACCATCGCCAAGGACGTGAAGCTGCAACTCGAATTCAACCCGGCCCGCGTGCAGCAATACCGCCTCATCGGCTACGAAAACCGCGCCCTGGCCGACGAAGATTTCAACAACGACCGCAAGGATGCCGGCGAGCTTGGGGCGGGCCACACCGTCACGGCGCTCTACGAAATTGTGCCCGTTGGGGCGCCGCCCGTCGTCGATCCGCTTAAGTACCAGGCCAACCCAGCGGTAGCGCCCGCGTCCGCCACGGCCGATGTGATGACCGTGAAGCTGCGTTACAAGGAGCCCCAGGGCAGCACAAGTCGCCTGCTGGAACGGGCGCTGCGGGGTACAGCAACGCCCATTGTGCAAGCGTCTGAAAATCTGAGGTTTGCGGCGGCTGTTGCCCAATTCGGTATGCTGCTCCGTCAGTCCGACTACCGCGGGTCGGCAACTTTCGAAACCACCGCTAAGCTTGCCGAAGGTGCCCGCGGCAAAGACGCCGAAGGCTATCGGGCCGAGTTTGTGCGCTTGGTAAAAACAGCCGAAGCCGCCCGGCGGCCCACGGAAGACCCCGAGAGCTACGGCGTCCGCTAA
- a CDS encoding thioredoxin family protein has product MDISLAPVLTPERLAAGYSYTSYRQLIDELLEQQRTTGPNQSEALTNYTQLNVQRMSRIDKTLVLLPELREAVANLAGRYVWLVITEGWCGDAAQIVPVLEAVVQASAGKLTSRYLLRDENLDLMDQYLTNGSRSIPKLVVLQADTLAEITHWGPRPAVAQALFLSLKAEGATHEEYAEKIHGWYGKDKTRSTQQELLQLVQKLT; this is encoded by the coding sequence ATGGATATTTCTCTGGCTCCCGTCCTGACTCCCGAACGCTTGGCTGCGGGCTATTCCTACACTTCCTACCGCCAGCTCATCGACGAGTTGCTGGAGCAACAGCGCACTACCGGCCCTAACCAGTCGGAAGCGCTGACGAACTACACCCAGCTTAACGTGCAGCGCATGAGCCGCATCGACAAAACGCTCGTGCTGTTGCCGGAGCTGCGCGAAGCGGTGGCCAACTTGGCCGGTCGTTACGTCTGGCTAGTAATCACAGAAGGCTGGTGCGGCGATGCGGCCCAAATTGTACCTGTGTTGGAGGCCGTGGTGCAGGCTTCGGCAGGCAAGCTGACTTCCCGCTACTTGCTGCGCGACGAAAACCTGGACCTCATGGACCAGTATCTCACCAACGGCAGTCGCTCCATCCCCAAACTCGTTGTTTTACAAGCTGATACCCTTGCCGAAATTACTCATTGGGGCCCTCGACCGGCGGTAGCACAGGCACTGTTTCTAAGCCTGAAAGCCGAAGGCGCTACCCATGAAGAATACGCCGAAAAAATCCACGGCTGGTATGGCAAAGACAAAACCCGCTCGACCCAGCAGGAGCTGTTGCAGCTTGTGCAGAAGTTAACCTAA
- a CDS encoding DinB family protein — MINTIEKLAAYNVWANNTLLGRLDEIARSGQEIPAVCLRLFSHVLNAQHIWIARLTGTQSPVKVWQEHTLEVLHQLHEQTSERLHQMAQAADDAELHRTISYSNSVGDSYVSQVSDILTHVHVHANYHRGQVATRLREHDLEPINTDFITYCRELTAAGKETVSL, encoded by the coding sequence ATGATCAATACCATTGAAAAATTGGCGGCTTACAACGTGTGGGCCAACAATACGCTGCTCGGCCGCCTCGATGAAATAGCCCGTTCGGGCCAGGAAATTCCGGCCGTGTGCCTGCGCTTGTTCAGCCACGTACTCAACGCCCAACACATCTGGATTGCCCGCCTCACCGGCACACAAAGCCCCGTGAAAGTGTGGCAGGAGCACACGCTGGAGGTACTGCACCAACTGCACGAGCAAACCTCTGAGCGCCTGCATCAGATGGCGCAGGCCGCCGACGATGCCGAGCTGCACCGGACCATTTCGTACAGCAATTCGGTTGGCGATTCGTATGTAAGCCAAGTGTCTGATATTCTGACGCATGTGCACGTGCACGCCAACTACCACCGCGGCCAAGTGGCTACGCGCCTGCGCGAACACGACCTGGAACCCATCAACACAGACTTTATCACGTATTGCCGCGAGCTGACGGCCGCCGGCAAGGAAACGGTGAGCCTGTAA
- a CDS encoding DHH family phosphoesterase encodes MAPAFPQFVAPFRQFLNQIPARGRVVVYCHFDADGLGAGAVFGRGMQKIGPDWEVVVVPSGKGENAFLTPGVREKLLAFQPDALIVTDLGVHKSGTLEADGIPVLYVDHHIPEGYPPAGSTVLTGYGLDPVPCSAWLAYELIATETNAIDLQWIAAIGVISDLGDQARWALLPEVKKQYTAKWLKEAVAMCNAARRAGEFDLALPLHYLLHDDNPRGLAQDPKLAGYRAEVSAALNVARKLPPKFPPKGPDASPVAVITINSPCQIHPLIAQQWIQRLPDRVVLCANLGYLPDGAVAVAGRAASSNLHIPNILREAFARIGATPPANFAHGHPQASGGHLPAAEYQLLLRGLGFDA; translated from the coding sequence ATGGCTCCAGCCTTCCCGCAGTTCGTCGCGCCTTTTCGTCAGTTTCTCAACCAAATTCCGGCCCGTGGGCGCGTGGTGGTGTACTGCCATTTCGATGCCGATGGCTTGGGCGCCGGAGCCGTATTTGGGCGCGGAATGCAAAAGATCGGGCCCGATTGGGAAGTCGTAGTGGTGCCGTCGGGCAAAGGCGAGAATGCGTTTCTCACGCCTGGTGTGCGGGAAAAGCTGCTCGCATTTCAGCCTGACGCACTGATCGTTACCGACTTAGGCGTCCACAAAAGCGGCACGCTCGAAGCCGATGGCATTCCCGTGCTCTACGTCGATCACCACATTCCGGAAGGCTATCCGCCGGCGGGCAGCACGGTGCTCACCGGCTACGGCCTCGACCCAGTGCCTTGTTCGGCGTGGCTGGCGTACGAGCTGATAGCCACTGAAACAAATGCAATTGATTTACAATGGATTGCGGCCATTGGCGTTATTTCCGACTTGGGCGATCAAGCGCGTTGGGCGTTGCTTCCCGAAGTCAAAAAGCAGTACACGGCCAAGTGGTTGAAAGAAGCCGTGGCCATGTGCAACGCCGCCCGCCGCGCCGGTGAGTTTGACTTGGCACTGCCCCTTCACTACCTGCTCCACGACGACAATCCGCGGGGCCTTGCCCAAGACCCAAAGCTTGCCGGCTACCGCGCCGAAGTGAGCGCTGCCCTCAACGTCGCCCGGAAGCTACCGCCCAAATTTCCACCAAAAGGCCCCGATGCTTCGCCCGTGGCGGTGATCACCATTAATTCGCCCTGCCAAATTCACCCCCTCATTGCCCAGCAGTGGATTCAGCGCCTGCCCGACCGGGTGGTGCTCTGTGCCAACCTGGGCTACCTGCCCGACGGGGCAGTGGCCGTGGCGGGCCGAGCCGCTAGCAGTAACCTACACATTCCCAATATTTTACGCGAGGCCTTCGCTCGCATTGGCGCTACGCCACCCGCCAATTTTGCGCACGGCCATCCGCAGGCCAGCGGGGGGCATTTGCCCGCCGCCGAATACCAGCTGCTGCTGCGCGGCTTGGGCTTTGATGCGTGA
- the fumC gene encoding class II fumarate hydratase, which yields MPFRTEKDTMGPVQVPADAYWGAQTQRSIENFQIAQDINKMPKEIIRAFAYLKKAAALTNRDAGVLPAEKAELIGRVCDEILEGKLDQAFPLVVWQTGSGTQSNMNVNEVVAYRGHVLQGGQLTDEKKVLAPNDDVNKSQSSNDTFPTAMHIAAYKILVEVTIPGIEKLRDTLKRKSQEFMHIVKIGRTHFMDATPLTLGQEFSGYVSQLDHGLRAIKNTLAHLSELALGGTAVGTGINTPPNYSENVAKHIADLTGLPFVTAENKFEALAAHDAIVEAHGALKTVAVSLMKIGNDIRMLSSGPRAGIGEIHIPDNEPGSSIMPGKVNPTQSEAMTMVAAQVLGNDVAINIGGATGHFELNVFKPLMIYNFLHSARLIGDVCVSFNDRCAEGIEPIKANIDKHVNSSLMLVTALNPHIGYYKAAEIAQTAHREGSTLKETALKLGYLTEEQFNEWLKPEDMVGEIK from the coding sequence ATGCCATTCCGCACCGAGAAAGACACCATGGGCCCCGTACAGGTGCCCGCCGACGCCTACTGGGGCGCCCAAACCCAACGCTCGATCGAGAACTTTCAGATCGCGCAGGATATCAACAAGATGCCCAAGGAGATCATCCGGGCATTCGCCTATCTGAAGAAGGCGGCGGCCCTCACCAACCGCGATGCGGGCGTGTTGCCAGCCGAAAAAGCCGAGCTCATCGGTCGGGTATGCGACGAGATTCTGGAAGGCAAGCTCGACCAAGCGTTTCCGCTGGTGGTGTGGCAAACGGGCTCTGGCACGCAGTCGAACATGAACGTGAACGAGGTGGTAGCTTACCGCGGTCACGTGCTGCAAGGCGGCCAGCTCACCGACGAAAAGAAAGTGTTGGCCCCCAACGACGACGTGAACAAATCGCAATCGTCGAACGACACCTTCCCGACGGCCATGCACATTGCCGCCTACAAGATTCTGGTGGAAGTGACCATCCCCGGCATCGAGAAGCTGCGCGATACGCTGAAGCGTAAGTCGCAGGAATTCATGCACATCGTTAAGATCGGCCGCACGCACTTCATGGACGCCACGCCGCTCACGCTGGGCCAGGAGTTCTCAGGCTATGTGTCGCAGCTCGACCATGGCCTGCGTGCGATCAAGAACACCTTGGCTCACCTTTCGGAGCTGGCGCTGGGCGGAACGGCCGTCGGCACGGGTATTAACACGCCGCCGAACTACTCGGAAAACGTAGCCAAGCACATCGCGGACCTGACGGGCTTGCCTTTCGTAACTGCCGAAAACAAGTTTGAAGCACTAGCTGCTCACGACGCCATTGTGGAAGCCCACGGCGCTTTGAAAACGGTAGCGGTCAGCCTGATGAAAATCGGCAACGACATCCGGATGCTGTCGTCGGGTCCGCGGGCGGGCATCGGCGAAATCCACATTCCCGACAACGAGCCCGGCTCTTCGATCATGCCCGGCAAAGTAAACCCCACGCAGAGCGAAGCCATGACGATGGTGGCGGCACAAGTACTTGGTAATGACGTAGCTATCAACATTGGCGGCGCCACCGGTCACTTCGAGCTGAACGTGTTCAAGCCCCTGATGATCTATAACTTCCTGCATTCGGCCCGCCTGATAGGCGACGTATGCGTGTCGTTCAACGACCGCTGTGCGGAAGGAATCGAGCCCATCAAAGCCAACATCGACAAGCACGTTAACTCGTCGCTGATGCTGGTCACGGCGCTCAACCCGCACATTGGCTACTACAAAGCTGCCGAAATTGCCCAAACGGCTCACCGTGAGGGCAGTACACTGAAAGAAACCGCACTGAAACTCGGCTACCTAACCGAGGAGCAGTTCAACGAATGGCTGAAGCCGGAGGACATGGTCGGCGAGATCAAGTAG
- a CDS encoding DUF4382 domain-containing protein translates to MKSVRFISSIAAVGLLALIGCSKDNESSGSMSKMEVRLIDGPGDYKAVNLDVQSVQVHVKDGDDEKGWENFALINPRSYNVMEYVNGNSALLASADFPAGRISQIRLVLGPNNTVTLKNGQVKPLTTPSGQTSGLKLKIDADITRDVTYQLVLDFDVAKSIVARGNGEYNLKPVIRTFTTAIAGGIKGKVSPVSQPQILVIRNAAPIDTFSTSPNAEGGFLVRGLAAGSYRVEFWNNNALYSNSTKQATVTNEQIADLGTVELK, encoded by the coding sequence ATGAAATCAGTACGCTTTATCAGTTCAATAGCCGCAGTTGGCTTGTTGGCGCTCATTGGATGCAGCAAAGACAACGAATCGTCCGGTAGCATGTCGAAAATGGAGGTGCGCCTCATCGATGGTCCCGGCGATTACAAGGCCGTTAACCTCGATGTGCAGAGCGTGCAGGTGCACGTAAAAGATGGCGACGACGAGAAAGGCTGGGAAAACTTCGCCCTGATTAATCCGCGTTCTTATAACGTGATGGAGTACGTAAACGGCAACTCCGCCCTGCTGGCCAGCGCTGATTTTCCGGCCGGTCGCATCTCCCAGATTCGCTTGGTATTAGGGCCAAACAACACCGTTACGCTCAAAAATGGCCAAGTAAAACCTCTGACCACGCCCAGCGGCCAAACCTCGGGCTTGAAGCTGAAAATCGACGCCGACATCACGCGCGATGTGACTTACCAACTGGTGCTCGACTTCGACGTGGCAAAGTCCATTGTGGCGCGCGGCAACGGCGAATACAACCTGAAACCCGTAATCCGAACCTTTACCACGGCCATTGCGGGGGGCATCAAGGGCAAAGTCTCGCCCGTGTCGCAGCCTCAGATTCTGGTGATTCGCAACGCGGCGCCCATCGACACGTTCAGCACGTCGCCCAACGCGGAAGGTGGCTTCCTGGTGCGGGGTTTGGCAGCCGGTTCGTACCGGGTAGAGTTCTGGAACAACAATGCTCTTTATTCCAACTCCACGAAGCAAGCCACGGTCACAAACGAACAAATCGCGGACCTGGGAACTGTTGAATTAAAATAA
- a CDS encoding RNA polymerase sigma factor, translated as MFFKRRPQPPTELSDEELLSRYRRTGEVADLGVLYERHMPTVFAICRRYLRPDEDAQDAVMQLFEKLVVSLRQHEVSNFPAWLHTTARNHCLMQLRARQRAGPESGPVVIHFPDAADVESAGVAHLLGDNPDDEVANEERLQALELALAGLPEPQRRCLELFYLEKKCYREIADATGYDLGLVKSHLQNGKRNLKRSLDPSPDAAR; from the coding sequence ATGTTTTTCAAGCGTCGCCCACAACCGCCCACCGAGCTCTCCGATGAGGAGCTGCTTTCGCGCTACCGCCGCACAGGCGAGGTAGCCGACTTGGGAGTGCTGTATGAGCGGCACATGCCGACGGTGTTTGCCATTTGCAGGCGCTACCTGCGGCCCGATGAAGACGCGCAAGATGCTGTCATGCAGCTATTTGAAAAACTCGTTGTCAGCTTACGGCAGCACGAGGTCAGCAATTTTCCGGCGTGGCTGCATACCACAGCCCGCAACCATTGCCTGATGCAGCTGCGGGCACGCCAGCGCGCCGGCCCGGAAAGCGGACCGGTAGTGATTCATTTTCCGGATGCCGCCGATGTGGAATCTGCGGGGGTCGCGCATCTGTTAGGAGATAACCCCGACGACGAAGTGGCCAACGAGGAGCGCCTGCAAGCCTTGGAACTTGCACTGGCCGGACTGCCGGAGCCGCAACGCCGCTGCCTCGAATTGTTTTACCTCGAAAAGAAATGCTACCGCGAGATCGCCGACGCCACCGGCTATGATCTTGGGCTGGTAAAAAGCCATCTGCAAAACGGCAAACGCAACCTCAAACGCTCTCTCGATCCTTCTCCCGATGCGGCCCGCTAA
- a CDS encoding TonB family protein, with the protein MRPANQQPPSSFPAEPGGHLPLALLRQYVAGTLPPTEQHRVEAHTLDCERCADVLEGLSVSDAETTEHAISQLHTRLKARLAQEAPQRTAGAWQRLAAVVALLVVAGALLWLGLRQPMNSRSAETAAVVRPRAVPKASAPLATKKAAPEYAAAPPTQEADLEALSSTQSSPIRAPRPLSRRKNAADAATPTGEATGLADAVASASMEAKEAPVAVAAPDSAAIGGLAAAPMKAKSSAAFRTQMSNPTANSQGFTGNTRRISGRIIDKQNGAGLPGATIQVKGTSIGASTAADGSFSIAVPKGEDKLTVSSIGYETQEHKLNRDSTFALALSADNKALNEVVVTAVPNSRMPAPPPVAPAPVGGFTAYHEYLKRELKYPDKALEQHLEGSVKLKFTVTAAGTIEDVKVLDSLSPECDQEAIRLVQEGPTWLPGTANGRRAARTVKVTVSFRID; encoded by the coding sequence ATGCGGCCCGCTAATCAGCAACCCCCTTCCTCCTTCCCGGCTGAGCCCGGCGGCCACCTGCCGCTGGCGCTGCTGCGGCAGTATGTGGCGGGCACGCTGCCTCCCACCGAGCAGCACCGCGTAGAAGCACACACCCTCGACTGCGAACGCTGTGCCGACGTGTTGGAAGGACTTTCGGTAAGTGACGCCGAAACCACGGAACACGCAATCAGTCAGCTACATACGCGCCTGAAAGCTCGTTTGGCGCAGGAAGCGCCCCAACGCACCGCAGGGGCTTGGCAACGCCTGGCAGCAGTGGTAGCGTTACTGGTAGTAGCGGGCGCGTTGCTGTGGCTGGGCCTTCGTCAGCCGATGAATTCCCGTTCTGCGGAAACGGCGGCGGTCGTACGGCCCCGGGCGGTGCCGAAGGCCAGCGCACCGTTGGCAACCAAAAAAGCAGCGCCGGAATATGCCGCAGCACCGCCAACGCAAGAAGCTGATCTTGAAGCACTAAGCTCTACTCAGTCCTCGCCCATACGCGCACCGCGGCCTTTGAGCCGGCGCAAAAACGCGGCCGATGCAGCTACTCCAACCGGAGAAGCCACGGGGTTAGCCGATGCCGTGGCCAGCGCCTCTATGGAGGCCAAAGAGGCACCTGTTGCGGTCGCTGCCCCCGACTCAGCTGCCATCGGGGGCCTTGCGGCGGCGCCTATGAAAGCAAAATCCAGCGCGGCTTTCCGGACTCAGATGAGCAACCCAACTGCTAATTCTCAGGGCTTTACGGGTAATACGCGTCGCATTAGCGGCCGCATTATCGACAAGCAAAACGGAGCGGGCTTGCCCGGTGCCACAATACAGGTGAAAGGCACTTCCATCGGGGCCAGTACGGCGGCCGACGGTTCCTTTTCCATTGCTGTGCCAAAAGGGGAGGACAAGCTCACGGTTAGCTCCATCGGCTACGAAACCCAAGAGCACAAACTTAATCGCGACAGCACTTTCGCATTGGCGTTATCTGCTGACAATAAGGCGCTTAACGAAGTAGTAGTAACAGCGGTACCCAATAGCCGGATGCCCGCGCCGCCACCTGTTGCGCCCGCGCCGGTAGGCGGCTTCACGGCCTACCACGAGTACCTGAAGCGCGAGCTAAAATATCCCGACAAAGCCTTGGAGCAGCATCTGGAAGGCAGCGTCAAGCTGAAGTTTACGGTTACGGCTGCCGGCACCATCGAAGACGTGAAAGTGCTCGACAGCCTCAGCCCCGAATGCGACCAAGAAGCCATTCGACTGGTGCAGGAAGGCCCTACCTGGCTCCCCGGCACCGCCAACGGCCGCCGGGCCGCCCGCACGGTGAAAGTAACCGTGTCATTTAGGATCGACTAA
- a CDS encoding dodecin family protein: MSTIKKVIEVLASSDKSFEDALQRALTEASTTVKGIKSIYIKDQSCRVRDNRIVEYRITAKISFEVMHKWDPSGINTAPEELQQPTADDAPARSIDGGGTPDYSHVEVKTEPDLPREVQPGGSATEPESGGGYSG; encoded by the coding sequence ATGAGTACGATCAAAAAAGTAATCGAGGTGTTAGCCTCCTCCGATAAAAGCTTTGAAGATGCTCTGCAACGGGCTCTTACCGAGGCCAGTACGACCGTAAAGGGCATTAAGTCGATTTACATCAAGGACCAAAGCTGCCGCGTGCGCGACAACAGAATTGTGGAGTACCGTATCACGGCCAAAATCAGCTTCGAGGTGATGCACAAATGGGACCCCAGCGGCATCAACACCGCTCCCGAAGAGCTACAGCAGCCCACCGCCGACGACGCCCCCGCCAGAAGCATCGACGGTGGCGGCACGCCCGATTACAGCCACGTCGAAGTCAAAACCGAACCTGATTTGCCCCGCGAAGTACAGCCCGGCGGCAGCGCCACCGAACCTGAAAGCGGCGGCGGTTACAGCGGCTAG
- a CDS encoding diacylglycerol kinase family protein translates to MNLTPVDNPTPNPARPSLLRRRAASFGHAFRGVTAALRSEVHLQFHAAATVVVIGLGFYFTISSTEWALVALAVGTVWSAELANTAIEALTDLVSPEYHPLAGKAKDVAAGAVLVAALGAVVVGALIFGPRLAHMF, encoded by the coding sequence GTGAATTTGACGCCCGTGGATAACCCAACTCCCAACCCGGCCCGGCCAAGCCTGCTCCGTCGCCGTGCCGCTAGCTTTGGCCACGCGTTTCGCGGGGTGACGGCCGCGCTGCGCTCGGAAGTGCATTTGCAGTTTCATGCCGCCGCCACCGTGGTGGTAATCGGGCTGGGATTTTATTTTACGATCAGCAGCACCGAGTGGGCCTTGGTCGCGCTGGCCGTGGGCACCGTTTGGAGTGCCGAGCTGGCCAACACGGCCATCGAAGCCCTAACTGACTTGGTATCACCGGAGTATCACCCGTTGGCCGGCAAGGCCAAAGACGTGGCAGCCGGCGCCGTACTGGTAGCGGCATTGGGGGCTGTAGTAGTGGGCGCGCTCATATTTGGCCCACGCCTGGCCCATATGTTCTGA